One segment of Micromonospora parathelypteridis DNA contains the following:
- a CDS encoding VOC family protein, with the protein MHRSRVYALLIDAPEAEAARAAEFWSAALGVSTRPVPAEPQFVGLHEALPGLVTAVQAVDDAPRFHLDIETDDVPAETARLLALGATEVSQWLECRVLRAPGGHLLCVLPVESPPEVFAAEARTWS; encoded by the coding sequence ATGCACAGAAGCCGGGTGTACGCGCTGCTGATCGACGCTCCCGAGGCGGAGGCCGCCCGGGCGGCGGAGTTCTGGTCGGCGGCGCTCGGCGTCAGCACCCGGCCCGTTCCGGCGGAGCCGCAGTTCGTCGGTCTGCACGAGGCGTTGCCGGGGCTGGTCACCGCGGTTCAGGCGGTCGACGACGCGCCACGCTTCCACCTGGACATCGAGACCGACGACGTGCCAGCCGAGACCGCGCGGTTGCTGGCCCTGGGCGCCACCGAGGTGTCGCAGTGGCTCGAGTGCCGGGTCCTGCGGGCACCCGGTGGTCACCTGCTCTGTGTGCTACCGGTGGAGAGTCCGCCGGAGGTGTTCGCCGCCGAGGCCCGCACCTGGTCGTGA